AACTGCTGGTAGATCACCACGAAGACCAGCACCCACAGCGCGTACCAGGGATCGACCGTGAAGGCGATCAGCATGGGCAGGGCGCCCGCGAGATAGGTGCCGATGGTCGGGATGAACTGCGAGACCAGGCCCACCCACACGGCCAGCACGGGCGCGTACGGCACGTCCAGGGCCTGGAGCAGGACGAAGTGCGCCACCCCGGACACGAGCGCCATCAGACCGCGCGAGTAGATGTAGCCGCCGGTCTTGTCGACGGCGATCTCCCAGGCGCGCAGCACCTCGGCCTGCCGGGCGGGCGGCAGGACGGAGCAGATCGCGCGGCGCAGCCGGGGCCCGTCGGCGGCGAAGTAGAACGAGAACAGCGCGATCGTCAGCAGCTGGAAGAGCCCGCCGAGCACCTGGGCGGACACGTCCAGGACGCCGGTGGCGCTGTTCTGCACGTAGTTGCGCAGCCAGTCGGAGCGCAGCAGGCCCTCCTGGACGTCCACCCGCTTCAGATCGGTGTGGAAGTGCCCGTTGATCCAGCTGATGACGGAGTCGAGATAGTCCGGGAAGTCCTCGACGATCTTGACGATCTGACCCGCGAGCATGGAACCGAGCAGCGTGACGAAGCCGGCGGTCACGATCAGCACCCCGAAGAAGACGAGGAAGGTCGCGAGCCCCCTGCGCATGCCGCGGGCCGCCATCTTGCTCACCGCGGGTTCGATCGCCAGGGCCAGGAAGAACGCGATGAGAATGTTGGTCAGCAGGCCTATCAGCTGGTGGAAGGCCCAACTGCCGAACTGGAACACGGCGATGAGGGCCAGCGCGAGCACCATGGCGCGCGGCAGCCAGCGCGGCATGCGGGCGTTCGGCCCGGCGCCGGCGGCCGGGGGCCGGGAGGGCGGCGTCGTGCCGAACGAAGATGCCTGCGGGGCTGCCTGCCCGGACTCGTCAGTGGGTGCCACGGAGCAAGTCTCGCCCACGTCACTGACAATCGGCTGCCGTCCTGCGATCTTCGTGACCGGTCAGTGCCTCTTTCGTGAGATGTTCACGACTGGTGGCACTTCTCCCCGGAACGTCCACGCCTCCAGCGGCGCCCCTCAGCAACCCCAGGGCCCCTCAGTGCCTCTCCGCCGGAACGTTCATCACGGTGCACACCACACGCCACACGTCCTTGGCGTCCCAGCCGGAGTCCAGCGCCTCGTGCACCGTGCGCCCACCGAGCTCCGCCATCACATGATCGCGCGCGAAGGTGTCGGCGTACCCCGGACCGAAGTGCTCCGCCATCCGCTGCCAGAAGACCGTCAACCGCATGACTCCAGTATCCCGCCCCTGGGGGTGGGCCTCGGCCGGGACCGCTTGCCGAGACCGCTTTCCGCCCTACGGTCTGTCGCATGCCCGAAACAGGAGCTTCCCCACTCCCCCAGACGTCACCGGCGCACTCCCCGCTCTTCCGAGCGGAGCACTTCGTCTGGCTCACCGCGCGCGTGCTGGAACAACGGCTGTTCGCGTACCACTTCCTGAACGGCGGCCCCGACCCGGTGGAGACGGCTCTGGACGCCTACCGCAACGAGGACGGCGGTTACGGCCACGCCCTGGAGCCCGATCTGCGCGGGCCGGTCAGCCAGCCCCTGCACACCGCTCACGCCCTGCGGGTCCTGGACGCCGTAGGACGCTGCGGCGGACAGCGCGTCGAGCGCGTGTGCCGCTATCTCACGTCCGTCTCCACCTCGGACGGCGCCCTGCCCGCCGTCACTCCCGCTCAGCGCGGTTATCCGACGGCCCCCTTCCTGCCGGTCGTGGACGCCCCGCCGAGCGAGCTGCTCACCACCGGTCCCGTGGTCGGCCTGCTGCACCGCAACGAGGTGTGGCACGCCTGGCTGTTCCGGGCCACGGACTTCTGCTGGCAGGCGGTGGAGTCCCTGGAGGTGTCCCATCCGTACGAGATCCAGGCCGCCCTGACCTTCCTGGACTCCGTTCCCGACCGCTCGCGCGCACAGGCCGGCGCCGACCGCCTGGGCCGCCTGGTGCGCGAGCGACGGCTGGCCGTGCTGGACCCGGCGGACCTCGCCGCGTTCCCCGTCTCCCCCGGCTACGCCCCCGGCGAGCACCACTTCCCGCACGACTACGCGAAGACCGCGGACTCGCTCGCGCGCGCGTGGTTCACGGACGACGAGATGGCCCGTTCGCTGGACTTCCTGGCCGCCGAGCAGCAGGAGGACGGCGGCTGGCCGATCCGATGGCGCCCCTGGGGACCGACCACCGCCCTGGAAGCCCGCCCCATGGTGACGATCCAGGCACTGCACACCCTGCGCGCCTACGGCCGCGGCATCGGCTGACCCGCGGGAGGTCGGTGACCGGCGGGAGGGATCGGCTACCGGCGGAAGGCCCGCACACACGCGTGCCGACGCGCGGCCGCACACACGCGTGCGGCCGCGCTCACGCCCCCAGGGCCCGCACCCCGGCCGTCACGACCACCGCGGCGGCGACGACGAGCAGGAACGGAGCCCGCAGGAGGAGCGCCACAGCCGCCGCGGCCAGTCCCGCGGCGCGCGCGTCGACCACCGGCACCCGCCCGTCGGCGAAGGTCTGCTGAGCGGTGAGCGCGGCCAGGAGGGCCACCGGCAGCAGTGCGGCGAGGCGCTTCACCAGGGGCCGGTCGAGAACGCCCGCGGGCACCAGCAGCCCGAGAAGCTTGACGACATAGCAACCGAGGGCGGTGACGCCGATCGCGATCCAGGTGTTCACCGCCCCTCCTCCCGCGCCCGCTCCCGACGCCCTCGCACCCACAGGACCAGCGGCGCGGCGAGAGCGGCCGCCAGCACCGGCACCCCGGCGGGCAGCACAGGAAGCAGCCCGAGCCCCAGCAGCACGGCGAGCCCGGCCACCGCCCGCTCGGTGCCGCTCTTCACCATGGGCGCGAGCAACGCGAGGAACACGGCGGGCCCGGCCGCGTCCAGCCCCCACACGCGCGTGTCCCCGATCGCGTCGGCGCCCAGGGCCCCCAGCAAGGTGGTCAGGTTCCACAGCACATACAGGGTGAGCCCCGTGACGGCGAACCCGATCCGGCCGGCTCGCCGCGTGGGCTGCGCCAGCGAGACCGCGGCCGTCTCGTCGATGACCCACTGGGCGGCGAACGGGCGCAGCATGCGCGGCAGAGCCAGCAACTGCGACAGCCGCAGCCCGTAGAACGCGTTGCGCACTCCCAGGAAGAAGGCTCCGGCGGCCGCGGTGAACGGACTCCCCCCGGCCGCGAGCGCTCCCACCAGGGCGAACTGGGACGCGCCGGTGAACACCAGAAGGCTGAGCGCACAGGTCTGCGGCAGCGTGAGTCCACTGCCGGCCGAGGTCACCCCGAAGGCGAAACCGGACAGTCCGACGGCCACCCCGACCCCGAGGGCGTCTCGTACGACGGCGGCGTCCGGCCTTCCTCCACCGTCGGGGTGCGTATCTGCGAGAGCGGTCTGTTCTGCCACGCCTCGGACGCTACGAGCAGTGCCTCCGAAGAGTCTTGTACGTTCTTGCGCTCCCGCTGGTAGGCCCCGGGCGGCACACCGACGATCCGCGTGAAGTGCCGGTTCAGATGCGACTGGTCCGTGAACCCCACCTCGACGGCGGTGGCGGCCGGGCCGGCCCCCGCGTCCAGCAACCGCTGAGCCCGCCGCACCCGGGCATCGGTCAGCCACGTGTGCGGCGGCATCCCGTAGACCCCTCGGAAGGCACGCAGCAGCGCGAACGGACTGGTCCCGAGATCAGCCGCCAGCCTCTCCAGAGAGGGCGGCTCAGCCATCCGCTCCTCCAGCACGGCACGCGCCCGGACCGCCACCCGCGCTCCGGCTGACCGCACGTCCCGCTCCGGCAGCACCCCGCCGTTCACCCGCAGCAACCGCGTCACGGCCACCCGCAACAAGGTGTCGGCGGCCAAGGCGTTCCCTTCCTCGGCGGCCCGCAGCACCTGATGCACCAGCCGCACGGCGTACGGATCATCGAGCACGGGCTTCACGAACCCCGGCGTCCCGCGCAGCGAACTGGTCTCGGCGGCAATCCCGGCCACAACCTCGGGCGACGGATACACAGCCCCGTACCGCCACCCCTCCGGCACCCCGGCCCGCCCCGTATGAGCCGTATCAGGATTCACCAGAGCCAGCGCCCCGGCCCCCGCGTACTGATCGGCCCCCCGATGCTGAAAGACCTCCACTCCGTCGGCAATGGCAGCGATCACGAAGTTCTCATGCGTATGCCGCACAAACGTCTTCCGCACATACCGCGCCCGCAGCAGATCAACCCCGGGCAGGGCGGCATACCGCCAATGCCTGGCCCGCTCGCTGGAACCCGCCATACGCCCATTGTGCCGCTCCGCTGCGCTGGGCTTGGACCGGGCGCCTACGGGGGTGCAGGGTGCGGTCGTCAGGCGGGTGCGGGTGCGTTGTGGCTGGTCGCGCAGTTCCCCGCGCCCCTGGGTGGGTCATGTGGACGCGCGCCCCCACGCACCGTTCGCCGCCGACGGCGCGAAGGGGACGGGGTGGGGGGTGTCCGCCCGCAGCGGCCGGCGTCCGTTGCAGGGCCCCTTTTCCGATGGACCGAGCCGCCGGACCGAGGACGGATACCCCCCACCCCGGCACCGACCCCAAACCGAACCGAACGCGCTACACAAGCCCCCACCGGACCGCAACGGGCCGCCGCAGGCCTCTCAGGGGCGCGGGGAACTGCGCAAAACGCCCGCCCCCACCAAGCCGCACCTCGACCCGGCACCCCCACCACCCACCCACTGTCAGTGCCGAGGTGCACGATGGACGCATGGTCAGCCCAGCACACCAAGCCCTCAACACCTTCTCCCCCGCAACCCGCGGCTGGTTCACGGGCGCCTTCGACGCCCCCACCACCGCCCAGGCAGGCGCCTGGCAGGCCATCGCCGAGGGCTCGGACGTGCTGGTCGTGGCCCCCACCGGCTCCGGCAAAACCCTCGCCGCCTTCCTCGCCGCCCTGGACCAGCTCGCCTCCACACCCCCACCCGCCGACCCCAAGAAGCGCTGCCGGGTCCTCTACGTCTCCCCCCTGAAGGCCCTCGCCGTCGACGTGGAGCGCAACCTCCGCAGCCCCCTCACCGGCATCCGCCAGGAATCCGTCCGCCTGGGCCTGCCCGAACCCGAGGTCAAGGTCGGCATCCGCTCGGGCGACACCCCCGCGGCCGAGCGCCGAGCCCTCTCCACCCGCCCCCCGGACATCCTGATCACCACCCCGGAATCCCTGTTCCTGATGCTGACGTCGGCGACCCGCGACGCGCTCACCGGCATCGAGACAGTGATCCTCGACGAGGTGCACGCCGTGGCCGGCACCAAGCGCGGCGCCCACCTGGCCCTCTCCCTGGAGCGCCTGGACGAACTCCTCCCGAAGCCGGCCCGCCGCATCGGCCTGTCCGCCACGGTCCGCCCGGTGGACGAGATCGCCCGCTACCTCTCCCCGCACCGCAAGGTGGAGATCGTCCAGCCGAAGTCGGGCAAGGAGTTCGACCTCTCGGTGGTGGTCCCCGTGGAGGACCTCGGCGAACTCGGCGGCTCCCCGGTCGCCGACGCCAACGACGGCAGCGGCAACGCGGAACGCCCCTCGATCTGGCCCCATGTCGAGGAGCGCATCGCCGACCTCGTCCAGTCCCACCGCTCCACGATCGTCTTCGCGAACTCCCGCCGCCTCGCGGAACGCCTCTGCAACCGCCTCAACGAGATCGCCTACGAGCGGGCCACGGGCGAACCCCTGGACGAACACCACGCCCCCGCGGAGCTCATGGGCGGCTCGGGCGCGGCCCAGGGCGCACCCCAGGTCATCGCGAGGGCCCACCACGGCTCGGTCTCCAAGGAACAGCGCGCCCTGGTCGAGGAGGACCTGAAGGCAGGAAGACTCCCCGCGGTCGTGGCCACCTCCAGCCTCGAACTCGGCATCGACATGGGCGCGGTGGACCTGGTGGTCCAGGTCGAATCACCCCCCTCGGTGGCCTCCGGCCTGCAACGCGTCGGCCGCGCGGGCCACCAGGTCGGCGCCGTCTCCACCGGCGTGGTCTTCCCGAAGTACCGCGGCGACCTGGTCCAGGCGGCGGTCGTCACCGAGCGCATGCGCACCGGCTCCATCGAGTCCCTCAAGGTCCCGGCGAACCCCCTGGACGTGCTCGCCCAGCAACTGGTCGCGATGACCGCCATGGACACCTGGCAGCTGGACGACCTCCTGGCCACCGTCCGCAGGGCGGCCCCCTTCGCCTCCCTGCCCGAGTCCGCGTTCACCGCGGTCCTGGACATGCTCGCGGGCCGCTACCCGTCCGACGCCTTCGCCGAGCTGCGCCCGCGCGTGGTCTGGGACCGTATCGCCGGGACCATCACCGGCCGCCCCGGCGCCCAGCGCCTCGCCGTCACCTCCGGCGGCACCATCCCCGACCGTGGCCTCTTCGGCGTCTTCCTCGCCGGCTCCGACCCCAAGAAGGGCGGCGGACGGGTCGGCGAGCTGGACGAGGAGATGGTCTACGAGTCGCGCGTGGGGGACGTCTTCACGCTCGGCACCAGTTCCTGGCGCATCGAGGACATCACCCGCGACCGCGTCCTGGTCTCCCCCGCCCCCGGCGTCCCCGGCCGGCTCCCGTTCTGGAAGGGCGACCAGCTGGGCCGCCCCCTCGAACTGGGCCGCGCGGTGGGCGCGTTCCTCCGCGAGGTCGGCTCGCTCCCCAAGGAGGACGCCCGCCTGCGCCTCCTCGCGGCCGGCCTGGACGCCTGGGCGGCCGACAACGTCCTGTCGTACCTCGACGAACAGCGCGAGGCCTGCGGCCACATCCCGGACGACCGCACCATCGTCGTGGAGCGCTTCCGCGACGAACTCGGCGACTGGCGGGTCGTCGTCCACTCCCCCTTCGGCGCCCAGGTCCACGCCCCCTGGGCGCTGGCTCTCGGCGCCAAGCTCTCCGAGCGCTACGGCATGGACGCCCAGGTCATGCACGCCGACGACGGCATCGTGCTCCGGCTGCCGGACGCGGACCTGATGAGCCTGGACCTCCTCGACCGGGAACCGACCGCGATCGGCACGGAATACGACGCGGAGCAGGCCCCCGTGGGCGCCGCGGACGTCGTCTTCGACAAGGGCGAGGTCGACCAGATGGTCACCGACCAGGTCGGCGGCTCGGCCCTGTTCGCCTCCCGCTTCCGCGAGTGCGCCGCCCGCGCGCTCCTGCTCCCCCGTCGCAACCCCGGCAAGCGCACCCCCTTGTGGCAGCAGCGCCAGCGTGCCTCCCAACTGCTCCAGGTGGCGAGCGAGTTCGGTTCGTTCCCGATCGTCCTGGAGGCGATCCGCGAGTGCCTCCAGGACGTCTTCGACGTACCGGGCCTCGTGGAGCTGATGGGCGACCTGGAGTCCCGCAAGGTCCGCCTGGTCGAGGTCACCACCCCCGAGCCCTCGCCCTTCGCGCGCTCCCTCCTCTTCGGTTACGTCGCACAGTTCCTGTACGAGGGTGACTCGCCCCTCGCCGAGCGCCGCGCGGCCGCCCTGTCACTGGACTCCCGGCTGCTGGCCGAGCTGCTCGGCCAGGCGGAGCTGAGGGAACTGCTCGACGCCGAGGTGCTGAGCGAGCTGGAGCGGGAGCTCCAGTGGCTCACCGAGGACCGCCGGGTCAAGGACGCCGAGGGCGTCGCGGACGTCCTCCGTCTGCTCGGCCCGCTCACGGACGCCGAGCTGGCCGAGCGGGGCGCCGAACCGCAGTGGGCGCACGACCTCGCCCGAGCCCGCCGCGCGATCAAGGTCCGTGTCGCGGGCGCCGACCACTGGGCGGCGATCGAGGACGCGGGCCGCCTGCGCGACGCCCTCGGCACAGCACTGCCGGTCGGCGTCCCGGAGGCCTTCACCGAGCCGGTCAAGGACCCCCTCGGCGACCTTCTCGCCCGGTACGCCCGCACCCACGGCCCGTTCACCTCGGCGACGGTCGCGGCCCGCTTCGGCCTGGGCACGGCGGTCACCGAGGGCGCGTTGCAGCGGCTCGCCGCGAGCGGGCGTGTCGTACAGGGCGAGTTCCACCCGGCGGGCATCGGCCAGGAGTGGTGCGACGCGACCGTGCTCCGCCGCCTGCGCCGCCGCTCCCTGGCCGCCCTGCGCCACGAACTCGAACCGGTGCCACCACCAGCCCTCGCCCAGTTCCTCCCGCAGTGGCAGCACATCGGCAAAGGCCACTCCCTGCGGGGCGTAGACGGTCTGGTGCGGGCGGTCGAGCAACTCCAAGGCGCGTCCGTGCCGGCCTCCGCCCTGGAGAAGCTCGTCCTGCCGTCGCGCGTCACCCACTACACCCCGGCCATGCTCGACGAGCTCACCGCCGCCGGGGAGATCGTGTGGGCCGGGGCGGGCGCGCTCCCCGGCAAGGACGGCTGGGTCTCCCTCTACCTCGCGGACGCGGCCCCGCTCCTCCTGCCCCCACCCCACCCCCTGGAGCTGACGGCACTCCACCAGTCCGTCCTGGACGCCCTCGCCGGCGGCTACGGACTGTTCTTCCGCCAGATCGCCGACCAGGTCCGCGCCACCACCCACCCCGACGCCACCGACCCCCAACTGGCCGACGCCGTATGGGACCTGGCCTGGTCCGGCCGGCTCACCAACGACACCCTCACCCCCCTGCGCGCACTCCTGGGCTCGGGCCGCACCGCGGGCTCCACCGCCCACCGCGCCAAACGCAGCATCCCGCGCGGCCGCTACGGCTCCCTCACCGCCGCCGCACGCACCGCTTCACGCACCGGCCCGCCGACGGTGGCCGGCCGCTGGTCCCTCCTGCCCGCACGCGAGCCCGACCCGACCGTGCGCGCCCACGCCCTGGCCCGCACCCTCCTCGACCGGCACGGAGTGGTCACGCGCGGAGCGGTCACGGCGGAGGGCGTGGAGGGCGGCTTCTCGGCGACGTACCGCATCCTGTCCGCCTTCGAGGACAGCGGCCAGGCCCGCCGCGGCTACGTGGTGGAGGGCCTCGGCGCCGCCCAGTTCGCCATGGACGGAGCAGTGGACCGCCTACGGGCGGTGTCCAACGCCCGCGACCGGGGCGAACCCCTCCCGCCCACAGCTCCGGGACCCACCGCCGCCGACGACGACCTCACCGACCCGGACACCACCACACCCGAGGACTTCGACTGGGCGGACGCCTTCGGCCCCTTCGACCCACCCACCGACCTGGACGGCCAACCCACCCACCGAACCCCCACCCCGGCCTCCCCGGCCTCCCGCGACGAGTACATCTCCCCACGGGACTACCCCCCGACCCCCTCGCCGGACCATTACTCCCACCTCACGCCCGGCTCAGGCTTCGGCAACCG
Above is a window of Streptomyces griseorubiginosus DNA encoding:
- a CDS encoding AI-2E family transporter, which translates into the protein MAPTDESGQAAPQASSFGTTPPSRPPAAGAGPNARMPRWLPRAMVLALALIAVFQFGSWAFHQLIGLLTNILIAFFLALAIEPAVSKMAARGMRRGLATFLVFFGVLIVTAGFVTLLGSMLAGQIVKIVEDFPDYLDSVISWINGHFHTDLKRVDVQEGLLRSDWLRNYVQNSATGVLDVSAQVLGGLFQLLTIALFSFYFAADGPRLRRAICSVLPPARQAEVLRAWEIAVDKTGGYIYSRGLMALVSGVAHFVLLQALDVPYAPVLAVWVGLVSQFIPTIGTYLAGALPMLIAFTVDPWYALWVLVFVVIYQQFENYVLQPKLTSKTVDIHPAVAFGSVIAGTALLGAVGALIAIPAVATLQAFLGAYVKRYAVTDDPRVHGHRRRGDGPSPVTRARALWERRRPAAQDTTDAKDTTGTQGAKDTTGTQNAPDDQDSNGGDGSS
- a CDS encoding DUF3046 domain-containing protein; this translates as MRLTVFWQRMAEHFGPGYADTFARDHVMAELGGRTVHEALDSGWDAKDVWRVVCTVMNVPAERH
- a CDS encoding AzlD domain-containing protein, with protein sequence MNTWIAIGVTALGCYVVKLLGLLVPAGVLDRPLVKRLAALLPVALLAALTAQQTFADGRVPVVDARAAGLAAAAVALLLRAPFLLVVAAAVVVTAGVRALGA
- a CDS encoding AzlC family ABC transporter permease encodes the protein MAVGLSGFAFGVTSAGSGLTLPQTCALSLLVFTGASQFALVGALAAGGSPFTAAAGAFFLGVRNAFYGLRLSQLLALPRMLRPFAAQWVIDETAAVSLAQPTRRAGRIGFAVTGLTLYVLWNLTTLLGALGADAIGDTRVWGLDAAGPAVFLALLAPMVKSGTERAVAGLAVLLGLGLLPVLPAGVPVLAAALAAPLVLWVRGRRERAREEGR
- a CDS encoding AraC family transcriptional regulator, which translates into the protein MAGSSERARHWRYAALPGVDLLRARYVRKTFVRHTHENFVIAAIADGVEVFQHRGADQYAGAGALALVNPDTAHTGRAGVPEGWRYGAVYPSPEVVAGIAAETSSLRGTPGFVKPVLDDPYAVRLVHQVLRAAEEGNALAADTLLRVAVTRLLRVNGGVLPERDVRSAGARVAVRARAVLEERMAEPPSLERLAADLGTSPFALLRAFRGVYGMPPHTWLTDARVRRAQRLLDAGAGPAATAVEVGFTDQSHLNRHFTRIVGVPPGAYQRERKNVQDSSEALLVASEAWQNRPLSQIRTPTVEEGRTPPSYETPSGSGWPSDCPVSPSG
- a CDS encoding ATP-dependent helicase codes for the protein MVSPAHQALNTFSPATRGWFTGAFDAPTTAQAGAWQAIAEGSDVLVVAPTGSGKTLAAFLAALDQLASTPPPADPKKRCRVLYVSPLKALAVDVERNLRSPLTGIRQESVRLGLPEPEVKVGIRSGDTPAAERRALSTRPPDILITTPESLFLMLTSATRDALTGIETVILDEVHAVAGTKRGAHLALSLERLDELLPKPARRIGLSATVRPVDEIARYLSPHRKVEIVQPKSGKEFDLSVVVPVEDLGELGGSPVADANDGSGNAERPSIWPHVEERIADLVQSHRSTIVFANSRRLAERLCNRLNEIAYERATGEPLDEHHAPAELMGGSGAAQGAPQVIARAHHGSVSKEQRALVEEDLKAGRLPAVVATSSLELGIDMGAVDLVVQVESPPSVASGLQRVGRAGHQVGAVSTGVVFPKYRGDLVQAAVVTERMRTGSIESLKVPANPLDVLAQQLVAMTAMDTWQLDDLLATVRRAAPFASLPESAFTAVLDMLAGRYPSDAFAELRPRVVWDRIAGTITGRPGAQRLAVTSGGTIPDRGLFGVFLAGSDPKKGGGRVGELDEEMVYESRVGDVFTLGTSSWRIEDITRDRVLVSPAPGVPGRLPFWKGDQLGRPLELGRAVGAFLREVGSLPKEDARLRLLAAGLDAWAADNVLSYLDEQREACGHIPDDRTIVVERFRDELGDWRVVVHSPFGAQVHAPWALALGAKLSERYGMDAQVMHADDGIVLRLPDADLMSLDLLDREPTAIGTEYDAEQAPVGAADVVFDKGEVDQMVTDQVGGSALFASRFRECAARALLLPRRNPGKRTPLWQQRQRASQLLQVASEFGSFPIVLEAIRECLQDVFDVPGLVELMGDLESRKVRLVEVTTPEPSPFARSLLFGYVAQFLYEGDSPLAERRAAALSLDSRLLAELLGQAELRELLDAEVLSELERELQWLTEDRRVKDAEGVADVLRLLGPLTDAELAERGAEPQWAHDLARARRAIKVRVAGADHWAAIEDAGRLRDALGTALPVGVPEAFTEPVKDPLGDLLARYARTHGPFTSATVAARFGLGTAVTEGALQRLAASGRVVQGEFHPAGIGQEWCDATVLRRLRRRSLAALRHELEPVPPPALAQFLPQWQHIGKGHSLRGVDGLVRAVEQLQGASVPASALEKLVLPSRVTHYTPAMLDELTAAGEIVWAGAGALPGKDGWVSLYLADAAPLLLPPPHPLELTALHQSVLDALAGGYGLFFRQIADQVRATTHPDATDPQLADAVWDLAWSGRLTNDTLTPLRALLGSGRTAGSTAHRAKRSIPRGRYGSLTAAARTASRTGPPTVAGRWSLLPAREPDPTVRAHALARTLLDRHGVVTRGAVTAEGVEGGFSATYRILSAFEDSGQARRGYVVEGLGAAQFAMDGAVDRLRAVSNARDRGEPLPPTAPGPTAADDDLTDPDTTTPEDFDWADAFGPFDPPTDLDGQPTHRTPTPASPASRDEYISPRDYPPTPSPDHYSHLTPGSGFGNRRNTTADASRAVVLAAADPANAYGAALPWPDPPTEAGHKPGRKAGSLVVLVDGELTLYMERGGKTLLAWPSTPDTAPTDDPRLRVAAESLAAAAKAGSLGTVTVERINGTPALTSPTGTLLESTGFIATPRGLRLRA